The following DNA comes from Flavobacteriales bacterium.
AGGCTCCGTGAACGAGGGGGCAAAAATAAAAACATTGATCAGATTAACAAAACGTTGCGGAATAAATAAGCCCAACTTATGCAGTAGGAGGTGAGGAATGAACCGAACTATCTGTATTTAGTTGGGCTTATCCCGATTTAGAAAATCACTTTGGGGATGAGCGAAGCGTAAGCCGGAAAGATTGATTTTCTTAATCGTTATGAAATAGAAAACTTTCTGCGGTATAACCTGGGATAAGAAAAACCGGAAGGGCGGCAGCTTGTCGAGAAGAGGGTCACTAGTTTCCTATTTATGCGCCAACCGCCCCATCCGGATGTAACCAACTAAGGAGTTTCCAAGGCTCCTTGTTAAGTAAACGCTACATCTATAACGGATCGTATCCGGGAAAGCGACAGGCAGTAATAAAAAAAGAGTGAAGGCATAGGTGTGGTGGAATCAACCCAGGATTTGTCCCACACCTATGCACATTCCCTCAATCGTCCGGAGGGGAATCCGGTTAACAGGTGCTATAAATCTTGCGGGTGAAGGTGAGGCTACCCTGGGTAACCCTAACTATATAAGTGCCGCAGCCCGCAATATCTCCGGCGATTGTGTGATGAAATGCGCCTCCATCATTCCAGATCGTTTTTTTCCAGACCCTCTTCCCGATCAGGTCATACAGTTCAACTTCCACTTCCCCTGACTCAGGCCAGTTAAATGACACATTCAGCTGATCCTTTACCACGGTTGGATATACTTTGGCCTCCTTCTTTGACAATGCCAACTGCTGATCCGTTCCTGTACCCGGACCGGCTTCGCGCAAGTTCGATCCATTGGATTCATCCTTTGTGAGGCGGCTGTCTTCACTATTCCCCTTCCAGCCATCCGCCTCTTCGGACTCGTAAGTGGTTTCGTCTTTTGAGATGGTACCGTCTTCATTGGCACCCTTCCACCCCTGGGCGAAGGTGGCTGTTGCGATGAGCAGCATACCGATCAATGATGCGTTGCGTAAAATTGGTTGATTCGTTTTCATGACTCATCGTTTTAATTGGTTTCTGATCATATGACGCACAACCCGGTCCAATTGCTGCAAGACATCGTGTTAATAAATGTTAACCCAAGTTATGCAGTAGGAGGTGAGGAACGAGCCGAACTATCTGCATTTAGTTGGGGTTATCCCGATTTAGAAAAACACTTTTCGGATGTATGAAGTACAAGCCGGAAAGGTTGATTTTCTTAATCGCTATGCACTAGAAAATTTTCTATTGCATGGTTTGGGATTAAGGTTCTGAAAACACGTTGAAGGGCTTACTTCCTGCGCTTGGAATTATTCCTTAATTTCACGCATCCTAACCTATTAAGAAGATTTTCAGATGAATGAAGTTTATATTATTTCGGCGGTCAGAACCCCTATGGGTAGTTTCAACGGAAACCTCTCGTCTCTGAGCGCCCCTAAGCTGGGTGCCGTTGCCATCGAAGGCGCATTGACAAAAGCAGGTATCGCCAAAGAAGAAGTGAATGAGGTTTTCATGGGCAATG
Coding sequences within:
- a CDS encoding T9SS type A sorting domain-containing protein — its product is MKTNQPILRNASLIGMLLIATATFAQGWKGANEDGTISKDETTYESEEADGWKGNSEDSRLTKDESNGSNLREAGPGTGTDQQLALSKKEAKVYPTVVKDQLNVSFNWPESGEVEVELYDLIGKRVWKKTIWNDGGAFHHTIAGDIAGCGTYIVRVTQGSLTFTRKIYSTC